A segment of the Agarivorans albus genome:
GCCTTGTTTGGTTTTGATAACTGGACAGAACTTAGTAAGCCTCGTGATTTAGAAAAAGTATTTGAGTCTCTTGAATACACTAAATGGCGTTCATTCCGCGAAAGCGATGATTCACGCTTTGTAACCTTAGCGATGCCTCGTGTATTAGCACGTTTACCTTACGGTGAAGCAACTACACCAATTGAAGAGTTCAACTACGAAGAATTCGAAGTTGATCAGCAAACCGGTATGGCACAAACCACCGAGCACGACGAGTACTGTTGGATGAATGCTTCTTACGTACTGGGTGTACGTATGACTGAGGCCTTCGCTAAATATGGTTTCTGTACGGCAATTCGCGGCGCTGAAGGTGGCGGTAAAGTTGAAAACTTACCTTCTCACCTATTTGTATCTGACGACGGTGACCCAGATCTTAAGTGTCCTACCGAAATTGGTATTACCGACCGTCGCGAAGCAGAGCTTAGCAAGTTAGGTTTCTTACCGCTTTGTCACTACAAGAATACTGATTACGCGGTGTTCTTTGGTTCGCAGACTTGTCAAAAACCGAAGAAATACGATAACCCAGATGCAACAGCAAATGCGGCTATCTCATCTCGCCTGCCTTACATGATGGCCACCTCTCGTTTTGCCCATTACCTAAAAGTAATGGCGCGCGACAAGATTGGTAGCTTTATGGAAGCCGAAGACGTTGAAAACTGGCTTAACCGCTGGATTCTTAATTACGTGAATGCTTCTGAGGGCGGCGGTCAAGAAATCCGAGCTAAATACCCATTGGCTGACGCCAAAGTTCAAGTAAAAGAGATTCCGGGTGCGCCTGGTTCGTACAACGCAGTTGCGTGGTTACGTCCTTGGTTACAAATGGAAGAACTGACTACTTCACTGCGCTTAGTCGCAAAAATCCCTGAAATCGGCGGATAACTAGATTGCGGGTCGCAAGGCCCGCCTTATTACTATGACCATGAGCCAAACTTTACCACCACTGAGTTTTGTGGATAGCCAGAGCCTGCATCAAGTTGAGTTAGATACTCAACATGTTGATGTGGATTGGTGTGCCCAGAGCCAAGTGGTGGATAAGTTTTTAGCGGCAGAAGACGCCTATCTAGCACTGCGAATTTGGTTAGAACGTGACAATCAACAGTATGACGCGGCCTGGACGGCGGAAACCCTAAGGCCGATTTTGCTGCGTGCCATTCGTGACATTGATGAGCGTTTAAATGACCAAGTGAACGCGATTATTCACC
Coding sequences within it:
- the tssC gene encoding type VI secretion system contractile sheath large subunit, which gives rise to MSVESQTTLDPSVEEAQGSILEQAIGATKQTDSSRSEELLRTLTDEALKGTVSWNKNLTVTFREAIAGIDELISKQLAEVMHHESFQKLEGSWRGLNYLVMNSETSQTLKIRVLSMSKKELHKDLSKAVEFDQSQIFKKVYESEFGTPGGEPYGALVGDYEFTNHPEDIESLSLMSNVAAAGFAPFLSASSPALFGFDNWTELSKPRDLEKVFESLEYTKWRSFRESDDSRFVTLAMPRVLARLPYGEATTPIEEFNYEEFEVDQQTGMAQTTEHDEYCWMNASYVLGVRMTEAFAKYGFCTAIRGAEGGGKVENLPSHLFVSDDGDPDLKCPTEIGITDRREAELSKLGFLPLCHYKNTDYAVFFGSQTCQKPKKYDNPDATANAAISSRLPYMMATSRFAHYLKVMARDKIGSFMEAEDVENWLNRWILNYVNASEGGGQEIRAKYPLADAKVQVKEIPGAPGSYNAVAWLRPWLQMEELTTSLRLVAKIPEIGG